In Gemmatimonadota bacterium, the following are encoded in one genomic region:
- the pdhA gene encoding pyruvate dehydrogenase (acetyl-transferring) E1 component subunit alpha: MTTTAPAAKGKAVDAATKALHRSYLRQMLLIRRFEEKTGEAYALGKIGGFCHLYIGQEAVAVGVMAALRPDDHVVSAYREHGHALARGLTPRGVMAELHGKATGVSAGKGGSMHLFDVAHGFLGGHGIVGSHIPLAAGVAFAHKYRGGDQVCVCFFGEAAANIGAFHETLNMAALWNLPAIFIVENNGYGMGTAVARAAAVTSLAIRGAAYAMTTEVVDGQDVLAMREAMDRAVARARTDSEPTFLEVKTYRYVGHSMSDAAHGTYRTKEEVDEYRGRDPLTLLGQLMRTGGYWTDADHAALEAEIEAEVADSIRFAEESPDPEPSKLFEDVYAPEPN, translated from the coding sequence ATGACCACCACGGCACCCGCCGCGAAGGGCAAGGCCGTGGACGCGGCCACCAAGGCGCTCCATCGGAGCTACCTCCGCCAGATGCTCCTGATTCGGCGGTTCGAAGAAAAAACCGGCGAGGCCTACGCGTTAGGCAAGATCGGCGGCTTCTGTCACCTCTACATCGGCCAGGAAGCCGTCGCGGTCGGGGTCATGGCCGCGCTTCGGCCCGACGATCATGTCGTCAGCGCGTACCGGGAGCACGGCCATGCGCTGGCCCGGGGGCTCACCCCTCGGGGCGTCATGGCCGAGCTCCACGGCAAAGCCACCGGCGTTTCGGCCGGCAAGGGCGGGTCGATGCACCTGTTTGACGTTGCCCACGGGTTCTTGGGCGGACACGGCATCGTGGGTAGCCACATCCCGCTGGCCGCCGGGGTGGCGTTTGCCCACAAATACCGGGGCGGCGACCAAGTGTGCGTCTGCTTCTTCGGCGAAGCGGCGGCGAACATCGGGGCTTTCCATGAGACGCTGAACATGGCCGCGCTCTGGAATCTCCCGGCGATCTTCATCGTCGAAAACAACGGCTATGGAATGGGTACGGCGGTGGCCCGGGCGGCCGCTGTCACCAGTCTGGCCATCCGCGGGGCCGCCTACGCGATGACCACCGAAGTGGTTGACGGGCAGGACGTCCTGGCCATGCGCGAGGCCATGGACCGGGCCGTGGCCCGGGCCCGGACGGACTCGGAGCCGACGTTCCTCGAGGTGAAGACCTACCGCTACGTCGGCCATTCGATGTCGGACGCGGCGCACGGCACCTACCGCACCAAAGAGGAAGTCGACGAGTATCGGGGCCGCGATCCGCTGACGCTACTCGGCCAGCTGATGCGGACCGGCGGCTATTGGACCGACGCGGACCACGCGGCGCTCGAGGCCGAGATTGAAGCCGAGGTAGCCGACTCGATCCGGTTCGCGGAAGAATCGCCGGACCCGGAGCCCTCGAAGCTATTCGAGGATGTCTACGCGCCGGAGCCGAACTGA
- a CDS encoding DUF3108 domain-containing protein — MIALLVSLTSLLLPAECRAPGAECRTPKHPFAVGELFEYSAKIGMLKLGEASIRVAGLDTVRGEPTYKFRFQLEGGNFLFRIKNTLESWTTVTDFKSLRFRNDNTENNKNRLRDYDIFPDSGFYRQRGKDGTQATPTHPLDDASLLYFVRTTPLEVGKAYRFENYFMDDKNPLLIRVLKMEEMDLPDGTKVRCFVLNPVIDDRGMFADRAEARLWITDDARRIPVQIRSKLAFGTVTLRLAQMTFAPAD, encoded by the coding sequence ATGATCGCCCTGCTGGTATCCCTGACCTCCCTCTTGCTCCCCGCCGAGTGCCGAGCGCCGGGCGCCGAGTGCCGAACCCCGAAACACCCCTTCGCCGTCGGCGAGCTCTTCGAGTATTCGGCCAAGATCGGAATGCTGAAGCTCGGGGAAGCCTCGATCCGAGTGGCCGGCCTCGACACCGTCCGGGGCGAGCCGACCTACAAATTCCGGTTCCAGCTCGAAGGCGGCAATTTCTTGTTCCGGATCAAGAACACGCTCGAGTCATGGACCACGGTTACCGATTTCAAGTCGCTTCGCTTCCGGAACGACAACACCGAGAACAACAAGAACCGGCTCCGCGATTACGACATCTTTCCCGATTCAGGCTTTTACCGGCAACGAGGCAAAGACGGCACCCAGGCGACGCCGACTCATCCGCTCGACGATGCGTCGCTCCTCTATTTCGTCCGGACCACGCCGCTCGAAGTGGGCAAGGCCTATCGGTTCGAGAACTATTTCATGGACGACAAGAACCCGTTGCTGATCCGGGTGCTGAAGATGGAGGAAATGGATTTACCCGACGGCACCAAAGTCCGGTGCTTCGTCTTGAATCCGGTCATCGACGACCGGGGGATGTTTGCCGACCGGGCCGAGGCTCGGCTCTGGATTACCGACGACGCCCGCCGGATCCCGGTCCAGATCCGCTCCAAGTTGGCTTTCGGCACCGTCACCCTCCGGCTGGCCCAGATGACCTTCGCGCCGGCCGACTGA
- a CDS encoding TonB-dependent receptor, producing MRTWSFGWIALVPTLVMAQSPAGVVRGRVVTAEDGRPIQTALVRILNQHGSETTHADGRFLIAGVPTGTHRIMVSAIGYRAYSAVVAVRAADTVDLAIVLPESVLQLEEIVTVGGVGARAQSDALSPTSVVSAAALDRQLDGTVAASLRHQPGVASGGISPSTAQPVIRGLSGDRVVMLQDGIRAGDLASTSADHAITVDPLTAQRIEVVRGPMSLLYGSSALGGVVNVVREEIPATLPDALHGTISAQASSVNRGAALGGFATRAFGRRVTGRIEGTFRGAGDTRTPAGPLVNTGVSTVDVAAGASWIGERGHAGVSYRFYDTDYGIPGGFVGGHPTGVDIAMQRHSIRSTAERHPAAGRWESLRADAAVTFYRHTEAEPSGAVGTRFRQDFATVNLTARHRRFLGAKSGAIGFAGQFRDIETGGTLRTPSTRDFSVAGFVIQEFGTGPIRIQAGVRYDVARYEPRRITTISVGADRVSTVPRTFGSFSASFGGLADLGGGFKAGGSIARAYRTPDFNELYSNGPHLASNSYDVGDPRLTAEAGLGIDGFVRLERSGVRAEVAGFRNRLSNYIFPSSRGRAVIGRQGGRPLFQFTNEAARFTGAEGTVEIVLARRLAFEATASYVAAVFTKVRAAIPVISSDPPDTTFVPAASEPPLIPPAFGTAELRYETPNVFAGAGARWAARQARVGDFETPTAGYVVGDLHAGFRTLIGGQFHTFTLRVDNVGNKQYRDHLSRIKEIAPQPGRNVSLLYRITF from the coding sequence ATGCGTACCTGGTCATTCGGATGGATCGCGTTGGTGCCGACGCTCGTGATGGCACAATCCCCCGCCGGCGTCGTTCGCGGTCGCGTCGTCACCGCCGAGGACGGCCGCCCGATTCAAACCGCGCTGGTTCGGATTCTCAACCAACACGGCAGCGAAACCACCCACGCTGACGGCCGGTTCCTCATCGCCGGCGTCCCCACGGGAACCCACCGGATCATGGTCTCGGCGATCGGGTACCGGGCCTACTCCGCCGTCGTGGCGGTTCGGGCCGCGGACACTGTCGACCTGGCGATCGTCCTGCCGGAGTCCGTGCTCCAACTGGAGGAGATCGTGACCGTTGGGGGCGTCGGCGCCCGAGCGCAAAGCGACGCCTTGAGCCCGACGTCGGTGGTCAGCGCGGCCGCCCTCGACCGCCAGCTCGACGGCACCGTCGCCGCCTCGCTCCGCCATCAGCCCGGCGTTGCGTCGGGGGGCATCAGCCCGTCGACGGCGCAGCCCGTCATCCGGGGCCTGAGCGGCGACCGGGTGGTCATGCTCCAGGACGGCATTCGGGCCGGTGATCTCGCGTCGACGTCCGCGGACCATGCCATCACGGTGGACCCCCTGACGGCCCAGCGGATCGAAGTGGTGCGGGGACCGATGTCCCTCCTGTACGGGTCGAGCGCGTTAGGCGGCGTGGTCAACGTCGTCCGCGAGGAAATCCCCGCCACCCTGCCGGACGCCCTCCACGGGACGATCTCGGCCCAAGCCAGCTCGGTCAATCGGGGCGCGGCACTCGGCGGCTTCGCGACCCGGGCCTTTGGCCGGCGGGTCACCGGCCGGATCGAGGGGACCTTCCGGGGCGCCGGCGACACCCGCACGCCGGCGGGGCCGCTGGTGAACACCGGCGTGTCGACGGTCGATGTGGCCGCCGGCGCCTCCTGGATCGGCGAGCGCGGACATGCCGGAGTGTCCTATCGTTTTTATGACACCGACTACGGGATTCCCGGCGGTTTCGTGGGAGGCCACCCGACCGGCGTCGATATCGCGATGCAGCGCCATTCGATCCGGTCAACCGCCGAGCGCCATCCGGCCGCCGGTCGGTGGGAAAGCCTCCGAGCGGACGCGGCGGTCACGTTCTACCGGCATACCGAGGCCGAACCGAGCGGCGCGGTCGGAACCCGGTTCCGGCAGGACTTCGCCACGGTCAACCTAACGGCCCGCCACCGGCGGTTCCTTGGCGCCAAGAGCGGCGCGATCGGTTTCGCGGGGCAATTCCGCGACATCGAGACCGGGGGCACCCTCCGCACCCCGTCGACCCGCGACTTCTCGGTCGCGGGCTTCGTGATTCAAGAGTTCGGCACCGGTCCGATCCGGATCCAAGCGGGCGTGCGGTACGACGTGGCCCGCTATGAGCCCCGACGGATCACCACGATCAGCGTCGGCGCGGATCGGGTGTCGACCGTGCCGCGGACCTTCGGGTCCTTCTCGGCGTCGTTCGGTGGCCTCGCGGATCTGGGCGGTGGCTTCAAAGCGGGCGGGAGCATCGCCCGGGCGTACCGGACGCCGGATTTCAATGAGTTGTATTCCAACGGGCCCCACCTGGCCTCGAACTCGTATGACGTCGGCGATCCCCGACTCACGGCGGAGGCCGGCCTCGGCATTGACGGATTCGTCCGCCTCGAACGGAGCGGGGTGCGGGCTGAAGTGGCCGGGTTCAGGAACCGGCTCTCGAACTACATCTTCCCGTCGAGCCGGGGCCGGGCGGTGATCGGCCGCCAAGGCGGACGCCCGTTGTTCCAATTCACCAACGAGGCCGCCCGGTTCACCGGCGCCGAGGGTACCGTCGAAATCGTGCTGGCGCGCCGGCTGGCGTTCGAAGCCACCGCATCCTATGTGGCCGCCGTCTTCACCAAGGTCCGGGCCGCTATCCCCGTCATCAGTTCCGACCCACCGGACACCACGTTTGTTCCGGCGGCCTCCGAGCCGCCACTGATCCCACCGGCCTTTGGAACCGCAGAACTCCGCTACGAAACGCCGAACGTGTTCGCCGGCGCCGGGGCTCGTTGGGCCGCCCGCCAAGCCCGCGTGGGCGATTTCGAGACCCCGACTGCAGGGTACGTGGTTGGGGACCTGCACGCCGGATTTCGGACCCTGATCGGCGGGCAGTTCCACACCTTCACCCTCAGGGTCGACAACGTTGGCAACAAGCAGTACCGGGACCATCTCTCCCGAATCAAAGAGATTGCCCCGCAGCCGGGGCGCAACGTCAGCCTGCTGTATCGGATCACTTTCTAG
- a CDS encoding FAD-dependent oxidoreductase — translation MPNTQDVVIIGGGAAGAACARELAGTGRKVLVLEPTDRAGEAWRASAGLLAPQIDSSEDPPLFELGIAGREYYRSQVMVLRDETGIDCGLFDGGILRLARGADQATRLRDSVAWQRQHGHRTEWMDPTEVQSEYPWVGLSDGALFAPQDGSIDPIRLVEAFRASAAKRGATFEPDAAVGVVVEGGRVVGVRGARATYSAGAVVLAAGAWSGRLEGLPRPVSVEPVKGQMVAKRWPTKVPPGIYYSGQGYVLERNGEALCGSTSEHVGFSAEATAEGEQAVVRWADSVVPALSPLKVERRWAGLRPGTPDGLSIVGAEPNAPGLWYATGGGRNGILLAGITAVSLCHLMAGEATFEGIEALRPGRFWS, via the coding sequence GTGCCTAATACTCAAGACGTTGTCATCATCGGAGGAGGCGCTGCCGGCGCCGCTTGCGCCCGGGAACTAGCCGGCACGGGCCGGAAGGTCCTGGTGCTCGAACCCACCGACCGGGCCGGCGAAGCGTGGCGCGCCTCTGCCGGGCTCCTGGCGCCCCAGATCGACAGCAGCGAGGACCCTCCGCTTTTCGAGCTCGGGATCGCCGGCCGGGAGTATTACCGGAGCCAGGTCATGGTTCTGAGAGACGAGACCGGGATCGATTGCGGGCTGTTTGACGGCGGGATCCTGAGATTGGCGCGAGGAGCAGACCAAGCCACCCGCCTCCGTGACTCGGTGGCGTGGCAACGCCAGCACGGGCACCGAACCGAGTGGATGGATCCGACCGAAGTCCAAAGCGAGTACCCATGGGTTGGGTTGTCGGATGGGGCCCTGTTTGCCCCCCAGGATGGTTCGATCGACCCGATCCGATTGGTGGAAGCCTTCCGCGCGAGTGCCGCCAAGCGCGGCGCCACCTTTGAGCCCGACGCCGCCGTCGGTGTGGTCGTCGAGGGCGGCCGGGTGGTGGGAGTTCGCGGCGCCCGGGCAACCTATTCCGCCGGCGCGGTAGTACTGGCCGCCGGCGCCTGGAGCGGCCGGCTCGAGGGATTGCCGCGCCCGGTTTCGGTCGAACCGGTCAAAGGGCAGATGGTCGCCAAGCGCTGGCCGACCAAGGTCCCGCCCGGCATCTACTACTCGGGCCAGGGCTACGTCCTGGAGCGCAATGGCGAGGCACTCTGCGGCTCGACCTCAGAGCATGTCGGCTTTTCGGCGGAGGCTACGGCCGAGGGCGAGCAAGCCGTGGTCCGATGGGCCGACTCCGTAGTGCCGGCGCTCTCGCCGCTCAAAGTGGAGCGCCGCTGGGCTGGGCTCCGGCCCGGCACCCCCGATGGACTGTCGATCGTCGGTGCGGAACCAAACGCGCCGGGCCTCTGGTACGCCACGGGCGGGGGGCGAAACGGCATTCTGCTCGCCGGGATTACGGCCGTGTCGCTCTGCCATCTCATGGCCGGCGAGGCCACCTTCGAAGGCATCGAGGCCCTTCGGCCGGGGCGGTTCTGGTCCTAG
- a CDS encoding MerC domain-containing protein, which translates to MKFCGFETGGGDETAFDRWGVAASSLCLVHCTVLPAVIAALPAIGLGWIASRGVDVALLVVTAVLAAVAFRRGYRCHGGAMPGSLGTGGVGLIATGVGLGERGSLVTIAGAAVLVVGHTVNLRRCRACREAAPTPKLLEGNST; encoded by the coding sequence ATGAAGTTCTGCGGTTTCGAAACCGGCGGCGGCGATGAGACGGCGTTTGACCGATGGGGGGTCGCCGCCTCGTCACTCTGCTTGGTGCACTGTACCGTCCTCCCCGCGGTGATCGCGGCCCTGCCCGCCATCGGACTGGGCTGGATCGCCTCGCGGGGCGTTGACGTCGCTTTGTTGGTGGTGACGGCGGTGCTCGCGGCCGTTGCCTTCCGCCGGGGATACCGGTGTCATGGCGGGGCGATGCCGGGGTCGCTTGGAACGGGCGGCGTGGGATTGATCGCGACCGGCGTTGGCCTGGGGGAGCGGGGATCGCTTGTGACAATTGCCGGGGCCGCGGTCCTGGTGGTCGGCCATACCGTCAACCTCCGGCGGTGTCGCGCCTGTCGCGAGGCTGCGCCAACCCCGAAATTACTCGAGGGCAATTCGACCTAA
- a CDS encoding 2-oxo acid dehydrogenase subunit E2: MATKVVMEALSPTMEEGRLVEWKKQEGDVVKAGDVLAEVETDKAVMELVARAGGTLLRHAVAAGTTVPVSQVVGWIGQPGEALGDGAAAPVATAPAATPVAAPAPATGAVPAPVAAGRIKASPLARKMAADRGVDLSRVPGSGPEGRVIRRDVEGAGATPVAAMASVRKAGPAFTDVPLSMIRKTIAKRLAQSIGPIPTFYLTTEIDMEQAADFREQFTTLYGDAVKISFNDLVVRAAALALMQHPACNAWWQDDKIRYWNEVHIGMAVAVEDGLITPVIRNADLKTLRDIGTESRDLAGRARDRKLTPEQYTGSTFSISNLGMFDIEHFTAVINPPEAAILAVGSIAQVAAVVGGQIVPRRRMRVTLSCDHRVIDGATGAQFLKTLKQLLENPVGLQS; this comes from the coding sequence ATGGCCACCAAAGTCGTGATGGAAGCGCTCTCGCCGACCATGGAAGAAGGCCGCCTGGTCGAGTGGAAGAAGCAGGAAGGCGACGTGGTCAAGGCCGGGGACGTCCTGGCCGAAGTGGAAACCGACAAGGCCGTCATGGAATTGGTGGCCCGAGCCGGGGGGACGTTGCTTCGCCATGCGGTGGCGGCCGGCACGACCGTTCCGGTGTCTCAGGTGGTGGGCTGGATCGGCCAGCCGGGCGAAGCGTTAGGCGATGGGGCAGCCGCCCCAGTGGCAACGGCTCCCGCCGCGACTCCGGTCGCGGCACCGGCACCGGCAACGGGGGCGGTACCGGCGCCGGTGGCGGCCGGGCGGATCAAAGCCTCGCCGTTGGCCCGGAAGATGGCTGCCGACCGTGGCGTCGATCTCAGCCGAGTCCCGGGCTCCGGGCCCGAGGGACGGGTGATTCGCCGGGATGTCGAAGGCGCCGGCGCCACGCCCGTGGCCGCGATGGCGTCGGTCCGGAAGGCCGGACCGGCGTTTACCGACGTGCCGCTCTCGATGATCCGGAAAACGATTGCCAAACGGCTGGCGCAGTCGATCGGCCCGATCCCGACTTTCTACCTCACGACTGAAATCGACATGGAGCAGGCCGCTGATTTCCGGGAGCAGTTCACAACGCTGTACGGCGATGCGGTCAAGATTTCGTTCAATGACCTGGTGGTCCGGGCAGCGGCTCTGGCGCTGATGCAGCATCCCGCCTGCAACGCCTGGTGGCAGGACGACAAGATCCGGTACTGGAACGAAGTCCACATCGGGATGGCGGTGGCCGTCGAGGACGGTCTGATCACGCCGGTGATCCGAAACGCCGACTTGAAGACCCTCCGAGACATCGGCACGGAATCTCGCGACTTGGCGGGCCGGGCCCGGGATCGCAAGCTCACGCCGGAGCAGTATACCGGCTCGACCTTTTCGATCTCGAATCTCGGGATGTTCGACATCGAACACTTTACGGCGGTCATCAATCCGCCGGAAGCGGCCATCTTGGCGGTCGGTTCGATTGCCCAGGTGGCCGCGGTGGTCGGAGGGCAGATCGTGCCCCGGCGCCGGATGCGGGTTACCCTGTCGTGCGACCACCGAGTCATCGACGGCGCCACCGGAGCGCAGTTCCTGAAGACGCTGAAACAGTTGCTCGAAAACCCCGTCGGCTTGCAGTCTTAG
- a CDS encoding glycosyltransferase family 2 protein: protein MIYVCIPSRDEAETIGLVLWKVRRAFEALGREYHVLVGNDGSSDHTAEVLATYAEVLPLTIRADRTAQGYAATVEALLRQALELSDRHKRDGAILMHGDFAHGPEFLGDFAKKLDSGADLVVGEGAIDPKWERPYRWTRRWSKYLLGRSAGVDGVRDPTSGYIGFRLAALKSVFNRPDRVLLSDGWAANAELVGRTAVHARQIDTVSFPERHDLKARATRVDPWPTARDLWRSSSVVRKAVAAERSAPRAKRREKGQDA, encoded by the coding sequence ATGATTTACGTCTGTATTCCGAGCCGAGATGAAGCCGAAACCATCGGGCTCGTGCTCTGGAAAGTTCGGAGGGCCTTCGAAGCCCTCGGCCGGGAGTATCACGTCCTGGTCGGCAACGACGGCTCGAGCGACCATACCGCGGAGGTCCTGGCGACCTACGCCGAAGTCTTGCCGCTGACCATTCGGGCCGACCGCACCGCTCAAGGCTATGCGGCCACCGTCGAGGCGTTGCTCCGCCAAGCCCTCGAGTTATCGGATCGTCATAAGCGCGACGGCGCGATCTTGATGCACGGCGATTTTGCCCACGGACCCGAGTTCCTCGGCGATTTCGCCAAGAAGCTCGACAGCGGGGCCGACTTGGTCGTCGGCGAAGGCGCCATCGATCCGAAGTGGGAACGCCCCTATCGCTGGACCCGCCGATGGAGCAAATACCTCCTCGGCCGAAGCGCCGGAGTCGACGGGGTTCGAGACCCGACCTCCGGGTACATCGGCTTCCGCCTCGCCGCGCTCAAATCGGTGTTCAACCGGCCCGATCGGGTCCTGCTCTCGGACGGCTGGGCCGCCAACGCCGAGTTGGTCGGGCGAACCGCCGTGCATGCCCGGCAGATCGACACCGTCTCCTTCCCGGAACGGCACGATCTCAAAGCCCGAGCCACGAGAGTCGACCCTTGGCCCACCGCCCGCGACCTGTGGCGCTCGAGCAGCGTAGTTCGAAAAGCCGTCGCCGCTGAACGAAGCGCCCCCCGAGCCAAGCGCCGCGAGAAAGGCCAAGACGCATGA
- the lipA gene encoding lipoyl synthase, whose protein sequence is MATVPFERKPSWLKVKAPGGGNYARLKTLMRELNLHTVCEEARCPNIGECWEHQAATFMILGDVCTRNCAYCAVSHGTPLPFDPVEPVRLAEAVAQMGLQHVVITSVDRDDLENGGAEAFAGCIIEIRKRLPKSSVEVLIPDFKGSAPALQLVMDARPDILNHNLETIERLYRLARPGGRYQRALDLLANARRMVPGGLTKSGIILGMGEEWDELLVAMRDLRRSDVNILTLGQYLRPSESHLPIARYYTPTEFAELRDLGLAMGFDHVESSPLTRSSYHAWEQVDSAKASRGTP, encoded by the coding sequence TTGGCAACCGTTCCGTTCGAACGGAAGCCGAGTTGGCTCAAGGTCAAAGCGCCGGGCGGCGGCAACTACGCGCGGTTGAAGACGCTGATGCGGGAACTCAACCTCCACACCGTCTGTGAGGAAGCCCGATGCCCAAACATCGGCGAGTGCTGGGAACACCAGGCCGCCACGTTCATGATCTTGGGCGATGTGTGCACCCGGAACTGTGCCTACTGCGCGGTGTCGCATGGCACCCCGCTGCCGTTCGATCCGGTGGAACCGGTCCGGTTGGCCGAGGCCGTGGCCCAGATGGGACTCCAGCATGTCGTCATCACGTCGGTTGACCGCGACGACCTGGAGAACGGCGGCGCCGAGGCGTTTGCCGGTTGCATCATCGAGATTCGGAAGCGGCTCCCCAAGAGTTCGGTTGAAGTCCTGATTCCCGATTTCAAGGGTTCGGCACCGGCCCTGCAGCTGGTCATGGATGCCCGGCCCGACATTCTCAATCACAATCTCGAGACGATCGAGCGCCTCTACCGCCTGGCCCGACCGGGGGGTCGATATCAACGGGCTCTCGATCTGCTGGCCAATGCGCGCCGGATGGTGCCGGGGGGCCTGACCAAATCGGGCATCATTCTCGGGATGGGCGAGGAGTGGGACGAACTGCTGGTGGCGATGCGGGATCTCCGCCGGTCGGACGTCAACATCCTCACGCTGGGTCAATATCTCCGGCCTTCGGAGAGTCATCTTCCCATCGCTCGGTACTATACCCCGACGGAGTTTGCCGAATTGCGAGACCTCGGCCTCGCCATGGGTTTCGATCACGTCGAATCGAGCCCGCTGACCCGTTCGAGCTATCACGCCTGGGAACAGGTTGATAGCGCCAAGGCCTCCAGAGGAACCCCATGA
- a CDS encoding pyruvate dehydrogenase complex E1 component subunit beta — protein sequence MSTRRSRTDMTTMTYRDALNQALREEMTRDDRVFLMGEEVAEYDGAYKVSRGLLKEFGPRRVVDTPIAELGFTGIGVGAAMVGLRPIIEMMTWNFALLAIDQIVNSAAKMRYMSGGQIGVPIVFRGPGGSALQLGAQHSQAFESWYAHIPGLKVVAPATAADAKGLLKASIRDDNPVVFIEGEMLYNVKGDVPDGDHIVPIGKADIKRPGKDVTIICHSKTVDPSLKAAEALAAEGIDAEVIDLRTIRPLDTDTILASVAKTNRCVVAEEGWYFAGVGAQVVDTIQREAFDALDAPVWRVTGADVPMPYNKLLERAAKVDAQKIQAAAKKVLYV from the coding sequence ATGTCTACGCGCCGGAGCCGAACTGACATGACCACCATGACCTACCGCGACGCGCTCAACCAGGCGCTCCGGGAAGAAATGACCCGCGATGACCGGGTGTTCCTGATGGGCGAGGAAGTGGCCGAGTACGACGGCGCCTACAAGGTCAGCCGCGGCCTTCTCAAGGAGTTCGGGCCTCGCCGGGTGGTCGATACGCCGATCGCGGAGCTGGGCTTTACCGGCATCGGGGTTGGGGCCGCCATGGTCGGGCTCCGGCCCATCATCGAGATGATGACCTGGAACTTCGCGCTTCTCGCCATCGACCAGATCGTCAACTCCGCGGCCAAGATGCGGTATATGTCCGGCGGCCAGATCGGGGTGCCGATCGTGTTTCGCGGTCCGGGCGGGTCGGCGCTTCAGCTCGGCGCCCAGCACTCCCAGGCGTTCGAGAGTTGGTATGCGCATATCCCCGGGCTCAAGGTCGTGGCCCCGGCCACAGCGGCCGACGCGAAGGGCCTGCTCAAGGCATCGATCCGGGATGACAACCCGGTGGTCTTCATCGAAGGCGAGATGCTGTACAACGTGAAGGGCGACGTCCCCGATGGCGACCATATCGTCCCGATCGGGAAGGCCGACATCAAGCGGCCGGGGAAAGACGTCACCATCATTTGCCACTCGAAAACCGTCGACCCCTCGCTCAAGGCGGCGGAAGCGCTAGCCGCCGAGGGGATCGACGCGGAGGTGATCGACCTTCGGACGATCCGGCCGCTCGACACCGACACAATCCTGGCGTCGGTGGCCAAGACCAACCGGTGCGTGGTGGCCGAAGAAGGCTGGTACTTTGCGGGGGTCGGCGCCCAAGTGGTCGACACGATCCAGCGGGAGGCCTTCGATGCGCTCGACGCGCCGGTCTGGCGGGTAACCGGGGCCGACGTCCCGATGCCGTACAACAAGTTGCTCGAGCGCGCCGCCAAGGTGGACGCGCAGAAGATTCAAGCCGCCGCCAAGAAAGTACTCTACGTCTAA
- the lpdA gene encoding dihydrolipoyl dehydrogenase gives MSTYDLIVLGGGPAGYVCAIRATQLGLSAAVVEKDKLGGVCVNIGCIPTKALLHSAYVANLVAHDAKGLGVEVGPIKTDYGVAMKRSRQVSDQNSRGVEFLMKKNKITVIKGTGTLLPGKKVKVGDDTHTASKAVVIATGSRVKGIPQIGLEINKTTVISSDEALFLDRAPATMAIVGAGAVGCEFADIFNAFGTKVTLIEALPRIVPIEDAESSDALTKSYKKRGIAVMAGAKVLKATVGASEVTLELEVAGKAETVVAEKVLMAAGRAVNTENMGFKEAGVQLTDRGFVKVNLATLETTAPGVYCIGDVAGPPMLAHKGSREGTFVAELIAGHKPHAIKYDNVPSVTYCHPEVASIGLTEDQCKEKKLDYQVGRFPFSANGRARATNDTEGFVKIIRDKKYGEILGAHIVGGHASEMIHELAVARENEYTVEEVDLAIHAHPTLSEAIAEAALDSMGRVIHT, from the coding sequence ATGTCTACCTACGATCTCATTGTCCTCGGCGGCGGCCCGGCCGGCTACGTCTGCGCCATTCGCGCCACCCAACTCGGCCTGTCGGCGGCGGTCGTCGAGAAGGACAAACTTGGCGGCGTCTGCGTCAATATCGGTTGCATCCCGACCAAGGCCCTGCTCCACAGCGCGTATGTGGCCAACCTCGTGGCCCATGACGCCAAGGGCCTCGGCGTCGAGGTCGGACCCATCAAGACCGATTATGGCGTGGCCATGAAGCGGTCCCGCCAGGTCTCGGACCAGAACTCTCGCGGGGTCGAGTTCTTGATGAAGAAGAACAAGATCACCGTCATCAAAGGCACCGGGACGCTCCTCCCGGGCAAGAAGGTCAAAGTCGGGGACGACACCCACACCGCCTCCAAGGCGGTCGTCATCGCCACCGGATCACGGGTCAAGGGGATTCCGCAGATTGGCCTCGAGATCAACAAGACCACCGTGATCAGCTCAGACGAGGCGTTGTTTCTCGACCGGGCGCCGGCCACCATGGCCATCGTCGGGGCCGGGGCGGTCGGCTGCGAGTTTGCCGACATCTTCAACGCGTTCGGCACCAAGGTCACCCTGATCGAGGCGTTGCCGCGGATCGTACCGATCGAGGACGCCGAGTCGTCGGATGCATTGACCAAGAGCTACAAGAAACGCGGGATCGCGGTGATGGCGGGGGCCAAGGTCCTCAAGGCCACGGTCGGCGCCTCCGAGGTGACCCTCGAACTCGAAGTCGCCGGCAAGGCCGAGACGGTGGTCGCCGAGAAGGTGTTGATGGCGGCGGGCCGGGCGGTCAACACCGAGAACATGGGTTTCAAGGAAGCCGGCGTGCAGCTGACCGACCGCGGGTTCGTGAAGGTCAACCTGGCCACACTCGAAACCACGGCGCCGGGGGTGTACTGCATCGGCGATGTGGCTGGACCGCCGATGTTGGCCCACAAAGGAAGCCGCGAAGGCACGTTCGTCGCCGAATTGATTGCGGGCCACAAGCCGCACGCGATCAAGTACGACAACGTGCCCAGCGTGACCTACTGCCACCCGGAAGTGGCCAGCATCGGGTTGACCGAGGATCAATGCAAAGAGAAGAAGCTCGACTACCAGGTTGGCCGTTTCCCGTTCAGTGCCAACGGCCGGGCCCGGGCCACCAACGACACCGAAGGCTTCGTCAAGATCATCCGCGACAAGAAATACGGTGAGATCCTCGGGGCCCACATCGTCGGCGGGCACGCCTCCGAGATGATTCAC